GTCGGTCCAGCAGGGGCCGGCCATTACGTCAAGATGGTCCACAACGGTATCGAGTACGGTGACATGCAATTGATCACCGAAGCGTACGATATCATGAAGCGTGTCGGTGGCTTCAACGACAAGGAGATCGGTGAAGTGTTCGCCAAGTGGAACAAGGGTGTCTTGGACTCGTTCTTGGTCGAAATCACCAGAGATATCTTGCTGCACGACGACGTCGACGGTACCCCATTGGTCGAGAAGATCTTGGATTCCGCTGGCCAAAAGGGTACCGGTAAGTGGACCGCCATCAACGCCTTGGATCTAGGTATGCCAGTCACTTTGATCGGTGAAGCCGTGTTCGCCCGTTGTTTGTCGTCCTTGAAGGACGAAAGAGTCAGAGCATCCAAGGTCTTGCCAGGCCCACAAGTGCCAAAGGACCTCATCAAGGACAAGCAAAAGTTCGTCGACGACTTGGAACAAGCTTTGTACGCCTCCAAGATCATCTCCTACGCCCAAGGTTTCATGTTGATCCGTGAAGCCGGTAAGACCTACGGCTGGAAGTTGAACAACCCTGCCATCGCCTTGATGTGGAGAGGTGGTTGTATCATCAGATCCGTGTTCTTGGGTGAAATCACCAAGGCCTACAGAGAAAACCCAGAGTTGGAAAACTTGCTAttcaacaagttcttctCCGATGCCGTTGAAAAGGCTCAATCCGGCTGGAGAAACACCATCGGCCTAGCCGTCACCGCAGGTATCCCAACCCCTGCCTTCTCCACCGCCCTATCCTTCTACGACGGTTACAGATCCGAAAGATTGCCTGCTAACTTGCTACAAGCCCAACGTGACTACTTCGGTGCCCACACCTTCAAGGTCTTGCCTGAAGCTGCCTCCGAAACCTTGCCAGCCGGCCAAGATATCCACATCAACTGGACCGGTAAGGGTGGTAACGTTTCCGCCTCCACCTACCAGGCTTAAGCGGGGCCAATCGGGTGCCCAATTCTGTTGATGTTGGCGTCAGCTTCGGCTTCGGCTTCGGCTTCTACAAATAGAAGATATACAAACTAAttctcttatttttttttttctatctCTCTCTAACCTTACTACCACAGGGGTTGGTGTCCTTTCCCAGCTTGCTGGTTGGACTCTCCCCTCCTCCTCACTCCTATATACTCAACAGAATATTATGATGTCTCTATACTTATTCCATTCTGTCGCGCGTCAGCgactgtttttttttttacgtGAGATTTCCCAGGATTTCCCAGATAATATGTCACAAAACAGCACACATGAGCTTCCCTCTACCCTCTACCACTTCGGAGGGGGATACAGCTGGCCAGAGAACACCTCAGCTAACCAGTACAATCCACCAGTACAACCACCATGGATCACCCTCCGCTAGAGTTGAATTCGGAAGAACACTACTTCTACCCAACCTACCAAGATCCAGGCCAAGATCCAGACCAAGGTCTGAATCTTGGTCAAGACTTTGGCCAAATCCTTGGCCAAGAGTTTGGCCCACACCACAACTACCCGCCGCCCAAGGTGTTGGACTCGCGCAAGATATACGAGAAACTCAAGAACAAAGTCAGGTTCTGGCGCCAAACGGACGACGATGCAGATCGCATGAACACCGTAGACAGAAGACAACAGGAACTATGGAAACTTATTCGAGACAGCTCTTTCAAACTCACTCCAGAAGCAAATGGTGGCCCTGAGGGTGGCTCTGAGGGTGGCCCTCAAGCCCCCATCCACGACGCCTCAACCCTAAAGTTGAAACACGAAGCAACAGTAACTACAGTGCCGGCCACAGTGCCAGCCACTACGATGCCCGTGCCCGTGCCCGGGCCAGGCCCAGGGCCAGGCCCAGGCCTAGGACCAGGTGCCAGCGCAAACACGTTCCTCACCCAGGGCGAGGACGGTGATGACGATCATGAGCGTGCCCcaaataacaacaataatcCCTCCCCCATGAAAGTGACCGCCTTGGATAGGTCGCCGCTCTTCGATATCCCATCAACTACAAACATGGACTCCCTTGGACCGTCACCACCGGTACTTGTGGAACGACTCTCAGACAAATTCCAGTTCAAACGGGTCGGCTTGAAGCGGATCCAGGACCGTTTACGTCGCATCGCAGAAGCCAAGGAAAACGTCGCCAAGAACTACAACAAACTAGCATCAGAAATTACCTCTTGGTGCTCGTTGTGCCTCGAGAGAGATTCAGAAATCGACCTTCTTACCGATCTCCAACAAGTGCTCGCAACGGATAAGAGGTCAGAGCAAACGATGGCAAAACTCTTCAACATGATCGACACCAAGCTAGAATACGTCGCCAAACGCGAGGAAAACATGCTCCAAGAACGCAAAGACATGAATAGCATGGCCAAGAAGTACGATGCGCTAAGAGTGAAGAAGGGCGACCAAAATATGGAGACCGAGTACCTGAAAGAAAACTTGCATCGCAAGAGAAATTCGCTCCAGCAGCTGAAGGAACAATACTACGAGTCGTTGAGCAAAATCCTTAGAGAGGAGTTCACCAGATCCTGTTTCACCATCTATGAAATGGGTTCGGACTTGAAAGACGTCACAAGAGAATTCTCGCTACAGAGCCTTGAACAATTGAAAAGCACCAATGACAGTGGCTATATCGACTATTTCCTAGAAGACGTACGCAAGGTCAGAGCCGACAAGCAATGGAGCAAGCTTTCACCCAGGGAAAAGAATAACCCCAACAAATTGGCCGAACTTGTAGGAAATTTATACAATGGCCAGGACTCTTTGCTTAGAGTGGCTTCCAATAAGATCCCGATAAAGTTCTCACCTCTTCCATTGTATGATAACATCTCTTCCTCTGATACCAGCCTCAATCGAAAGGGATTGAAGCCGGAGGACGAGGGACCGCTAGACATTTCGATATCACAATATGGCAACGATAAGTATTACAACAATATATCTAGCAACCAGTATTTGCTCAAGAGACCCATCTTACCTCCAATGTCCAGACCCCAGTCCCATCCTTTGACGGCATTGCAAAATTTAAGAGCACCACCAATGTCAAGCCAAGGCCAAggacaaggacaaggacaaggacaaggaGGTCATCCGAGAACCTTGGTTTCAGACAATGCTCATATCCGCCCGTACTCTAGACCcccacaacaacaacaacagcctCCTCTTTTGAGGCCCAAGGCCGAGCCGAGCGTGTTGAGAAACGAGGTGATATCTGAAAATGTGTCGAGAGAGTCATTGAACGAGATGGACGCCAATGACCATGAGGAAGTGGTTATAAGGTTTGGACAGGATTTGACCAATTCGTTTATAGAGGCAGACCAGCTTTTGGCTACAAATGCTTGGGATTGAGTTTAGAAACTAACTATATACAAACGGAACGAGTCTATCTAAAATCCAGCATATTCCACAACACCTACGCCAATTCCGGCTAGGATCGATACTGCTAGTAGGAGAGACACACACATGGAGCACTTCAATCTCGCAACTTAGCAATTGACAAACGCACACCATTGATGTGGTTCTTATAGcacccaaaaaaaaaaaagagagagagagagagggaaaaaGACTTAGCCAGGCCAATCATACCGCAAAGAACTTCTTGGAAAGCTCATATGTAGAAATCATTATTGCACAGCTTGGTGCAATTTTCATAACTCTAGGCAAAAGACCTGTATATAACGCACCATAACCTTCAGTTTGCTTGATATTGTATAAAAATTTGAACATGCCTCTTGCAGAAACTTTCTCGCCCTTGTGCGCGACCAACGTGTTTCTCTTCCTGTTTTCTATATCCATCGTGATCTGCATCCGGGTCTTACCCACATCAAATGGATGCGTCAGCAATGCAGCGTTCGTGCCACTTATGCTACCACCAAGAAAActgttgatgaagaaatccCAGTTCGAACTCAAATTCAAACTCAGATACTGCTGGCTGAAATCAACCCAACAATTCTTCTTATAAAGTTCATATGACCACCAGTATATCGCACTAAACGGCACATCCCGCCAAAGCGTGATCTCTAACCCTTTGAATAGCACCTTGTATCCTCCAGCTGCTATCTCGTTTTTAGTTTCCTTTAACAAATCTTTGAACATTTGCTGCGTATTCGCACCATTCATCGACCTTGGTATGCTCTGTAACCTCGTCTTTAGAAGCTCCAGCGGTGCTATCGTCGTAGCAGCTAATATCCGAGCAGTGGCACCGCATATCAACGGATTCACCGTAGGGTATGTGTTCCTCAATGGAGAGTGGTCCCTGAACATCTCATACCCGGAAAAGTACACCACATTCGCAGGAATCGCCATCAGCAACGTTATACTGAGCCCCCTCCATAATGTAGATAGACCCTCAATCTCAGATATCTTCGCAAACGCGTCCCAAGTGTTGTTAAACCGTAGCGCACTGTTCTTACACTGGATATCTTGGAAACACACATCTTGCCAGAAGATTTTCGGCGCATTTCTTCCCGCTACACCTTCCTGACCAACCAAAACCTTCTCTGATCCACCGATCCCACtaccagcaccaccagTGGCGCCACACGAGCAGTCTGGAATCATTTCCTGCTGTTGCAACCGAATTCTAACCACATCCATCGGAGTTAAAATAAATGATGTTAGGAAAGAACCAGCACATGCACTTAGCATGCGCTCTTTCATGATCTCAGTCGAACTCCGGTCGCCAGACATCACTCAAATATCAATCCTTTGCCACTTTACAGCTCTTCAAACCATCCATTCACCCCTCTAAAACCCTTTCCAATTCAATGTTTCCatcattcttcaacacttgTTCGATTTCTATGTGTTAATTTAAAGGAATTTCTAATATGTTCAACTAAAGGTGGGAAAGAATTTGACACAGTGAGGACggaataataaaataaaatgaaataaaatcgTAGCTTGTTGTGGAGTGCGGATTGAGCTGcttgtttgatttgatttgttttTAATTCTATGTATTCGTGTTATATAGCCTGTTTATCAAGGAAGTGATTCTTCGTTGTTGTAGGAAGATGATTTCGACGGAATTTGTGAGTACTATCGAATCATCCATGCCATTGTCGAATTCGTCTTCCTCCCAGAAGTCAGAGTCTTCAGCGGCGTTGAAACAGTCCGTGTGGGTTAGCTGGGTCGATTCCTCGAAGAATACTGGTAGGTTTTCCATCCAACGCTCTACCTTTTCGCTGTGGGGCATGTTTCTTGCCTGTCTAGGATTGAAATAGGATGGGAATCCTGACACAATGGGGACTGGCGAGTGGGGCGACGAGTTGTGGTAATGGGCTGAGTTGAAGACGAGCATGGAGGAGTTTACGTCTGGTCTTGGAGGGAGCAGCGGCGTTATCGAGTGGTCGACCTGTTGCTGGTGTAGCGGAGAAGATGAATAATAGTTGTGTTGCAGCTGCAGTTGCAGCTGCAGTTGCTGCTCTTGCATTTGAAATTGTAAATCGTCATAGTCCGGTGGTAAAGAGTGCGAGATAtggtggtgttggtgttgttggACTTGTTGCTGAGCTTGTTGGGCAGTGTCGCCAGAGGTATCCATGGAATCTAGGAACTCTAGCTCTTGTATATCATTTTTGTATCTGAGTCTGCCTTTGTTTCTGATCTCGGAACGATCCAACGTTTTCCTAGCTCTTGAGCGCTTGTAAGGCGATTTATTTGGAATGTGCTTGTTCAAGATAGCAATGTTCACCCCCAAAGGCTTTTGGGCACCCATTTCGTCCATTATACTCAAACCGAACGGCTTCACACCTCGTTGTCGTCGCTCTATGTACGCTTATTGTTACAATAAGGCTTGCAATAGAGTGTGAATCACAGTGCAAAGTCACAAATATTGAGCGACAAATAAGTCCAGAAACTCAAAGACCACCGCTGACTGCGGATAGTGGAGTAGTAGTTGTAGAAGACACAATGAAGTGCCAGTTTCTGGGAACCCGTCGCATGTCGGCCGGCGGACATCTTGACAGTGACAGCacctaaaaaaaaaaaaaataacacaACAACGAAAAGGAATCGATgatggtgaagaagaagaggttACAACTACTTACTGGGGAAGGGgaggggggggggggggggttctatttattttagtcttctctttttcaatttagAAGTCGCAGTCTCAATTCTCTTACCCAACTTGTATTGTTTCTCTTGCTGGAGGTACTGCACAGGGAAAAATTCATTAATGCGTTTTTGTACACCAGTGGACTTACGTTTGTTCAAATCGCGAATTAATGGCACTAGAACTTCATCTGATTTCTCCCTGTTCCAGCCGATGGTCTGTTGAAGGAAAGATCTTAGCTTATCCAAATCTGGAGAGCCCCACACGAATTTAGTCTTATCCGAGTCGACTGTTGGGTGGATGTATGCGTCGTAGACAGCAGCGCTGGGGAAATTCTCGTCGAGAACTATATCATTCTTCACAAGTCTTTTCCTTAGTTGCTTTTGGAACGTGGTTTCGTTTTCTAGCTTCTGCTTATCGAACTGGCCCTCGTTGTACCATTTGGCGAATTCTTTTAAAGATCCAAATTCAGCTAGGATTTCGACACCCATCACGGGACCGATCCCTTTCAAACCTGCTGTGTAATCGCTTCCCAATAGTTGAGCGAGTTGGATGAGCTTATCACGGTCAAGACCGAGCTTTTGGTCTAGGAGGTCCAGACTATAATACTCAACGTAGTTTTTCTCCTGGAACATGTTCTTGTAAACATGTGTCCCACCGAATAAGAACACATCACTATCGTCTGTGATAATACCATCGACCAATTTAAGCTGTAGAAGGGTCGCACACTGTGCTTCTGCTTCCATAGGAGCAGTAATGTACGGAATCCCAAATCTCGAAAGAAGACTTTGAATCTCATGAATCATTTCTACGGTGACTTCGTCAGCATCTCTTTTGTCCTTCCTCTGCTGTTCATATatttcgtcatcatctaaAAACGCATTCTGCACTAAGTTTGGATTCAACACAGACTTAAACTGGTTGTAgtcttcttgctctttGGTTAGCTGTTCAGCTAaccgttcttcttcatcttcgtaGAAATCATAGTCTAGAAGAGGAAGCTGTTCTCTCACAACTTCggaatcagaatcagaagcAGGCTCAGATTCAGCTTCAGACTCAGACTCGGGCTGAGACCCGGCATCAGTTTTAGGAGCACTAGTTTCTTTCACTTCTTGCTCTGGGTTCTGAATCTCAATAACGTCTTCCTTATCGCTGTCGCTGTCGCTCTCATCGTTCAACTCTACAACCTCTTGGTGAAAGCGTGCCCTGTTTCTGACAAGTTCTTGGGCTGCCTCGCCGGTAAGCAATCCGTAGTTCTCATCAGTCTTTGAATTGCTTGGTTCTCTATCTGTAACAAAAGAACTCTGATTATATGGGTTATCATTAGTACTCGAAGAGAACCATGCCGGCACTTCCGGTACCGGGGCATCGGTGCTTTTGCCCttcgatttcttctcaGCCGGGGCACTAGGCTCTTCACTCggcttttcattttcgaaGGCCTTACCCTTTacattcaaagaaaaggagaaCTGGGGTATTTTGTTCACAATATTCTCAAGGTCCTTGCGGGATTCCTGGTTATCCAAGACTGGGATTGCGGTACTTTTCGTTGAGTGTGTTAGTGGTGGTTCCgcaccagcagcaccagcaccagcagcaccagcagcaccagcaccgCCAGTACCGCCTGATATAGGTTCAAGATCCTTACTAGACTCTGTAGATGGCCTAACATTTGGAGGTATACTAGTTGGTTTGAAATTAACATCTTCGAACTCTCCATCAGATTCAgcttcagattcagattcagCTTCTGAGCTTTCTAAGTTCACTTGAATTGGCGGCTGTTCTTTCAAACGCGATTGAGATTCCTGGTACTGTGCCATAGCTCTTGTTTCCTTGAGCAACTGTACGTAATCATCCTCTTCCTCACTATTCTTTTCACCATCCTCATCTAGCAAGTGAGAAGTCGTTGGCGCAAGGTCCGGCCTCTTGTCCAAGAATGATTGACTCCCACCTTGCATCTTTGTAGATGACAAGCGGGGTAGGAGCGATGCGTTGATGGAGTAGTCGagttccttttttttaggttttggtttggtaTCCACTTCTTCCCAATCCAGGTTTTCCGcttcatcgtcgtcgtcatcgtcttctAATTTAATAGCTTTAGCCGATTCCGAACCATCATTCTGCGCCAAACTCAATGCCCACCCGTTTTCTGTACGTATTAGCGCATATTGTCGGTCTCGCTGTCCAGCGACTCGATTGACAACTTCCTCGTTCAACTTGGAAGCACCACCGTCGTGCATTCCGGTCACATTCATCAACTTTTGCGTGAAGAAGTTCCTTCTCTTCACCATTTCAATCtgaaactttgaaaactCCATGCTATCTGGGAACACCTGCTCTAGCTGTTCCTTGGTATACCCTAACCTAAGCCGGGATTTCAACCTCAAAGCCGACAAGATCAAATATTGCGTCGACTTGGGCAACTCATCGAACTCCTTTGAGGCCGGATTCACCGTATCCAAGTCAATTCCATCCAAATCATCAATCTGGTCCATCACGGTCTTGTAATCCTCACTATCTGTGATTCTCATGTCGCCCTTCTCATACGAAAACCCTTTAATATCCGGTAAATGGTATTCGTCATGCGGGTAGAAAGGTTGGTTTTTGGAGGAAACTTCATCCGACTTATtctcattcttttttttgggcGAGGCTTCCTTCTCGACTTGCGATTGGTGAATTTGCTTGGCTAGCAATCGCCTAGCTGTCGCATTCGCACTGTCTCTTTTCCCTTGccttctctcttttctttccctaATGGTATTTAGCTTCAACACGGGCACACCACCATCGAAAACAAACACAGGTTTGATCCCGTAGTATAGCAATTTGCATATTCTTCTGAAAAACCCAATAATGTGAGCGTTTCGGAGTGCATCACCTTCTTTATTTCTCATTGCTGTTAGGAACTGGTAAATCCAGATGGAGGCATCGACTGCCATCCGACGTTCGTTGAGGGACTCTAGCCTCACAGGCTTGGCTGTGGGCGAGACTATATCCCATAGAGAATGAACACCCATGGTAAGTGAGGGGGATCGGATACTGGAGGCTTTCTTGGGGGTGGATATATTCTTGCGATGAGCTAGTTTTGAGTGTAATAAAGAGGCATATAGAGATTCTATATTACACATCGCTTTAAAggtaacaaaaaaaatcatgctggtcacgtgacccaaaggtaaaaaaaaaaaagaactaCATTACCATCAACCCATTGGGCCAGACCTTACACTTGTTTTCAGACATATTGGGCTCTTTCCCCCAGTATTTGCCTGACCTCTTGCTATCACTAATTAACGCAATCCAATGGAAACACCTCCCCACACAACAAGAATGCCAAATAATATCTGGCGCGCGTCAGCGTCAGtaaataattaattaatttccgcaaaatctttttttccaaaaaaattctgaaaaaaacaaaattgaaaaaaaaatcactCTGAAAAGGTGCTGACGCTGGACCACCAGATACTTTTACACAGCAGGATCGTCCTGGCGCAGGCGTTCAATCGAGCCCAAACTTCGTCTACTACATCTACACACCAGCAGCTACACAATGGTACCGGCCACGGCTTGTCAAAAAATCTTGTTTCTGGTGTTTTCTTGTCCCTCAGGTGGGGGTCCGATTTAAAGGACAACTTTTTCACATTTTTGCAAGGCTCTTGCGAGACTATTTAGAAGCCACCACCCACCACCATCCACCAGGTCACCACTTGTCAAATTGTTTTCCGAAAGCGAAATGAGGAGGAGATAGGTAAATAGTTGAATAGGTGAGTGCGTTGTTTAAGAAACGCAAGAATAAACCGGGCATAGCTTGCAAGTATGAAACGCCATTATTACAGAAATATATAATGCCCACAGGGCCCCGAGTATTAAACGTCAGGTCTCCCGTACCACCACCATATGCCCAAGTAATATTATATCGATGAACAAGAGGAATGGAggtatgtatgtatggCCGGGAAGTGTGTGCCTGAGGTATACCGGCGTGACCTGACGCACCGGCATCCCCCCTCCAATCTGAAAACATATAAATACAGGGCACTTTTCCCAATCCATTTTGGAACCCTCCAGGGCCCTGGCAccactttcttttttcccgTTTTCCATCATCCTCTCTTGAGTGCCgcacaattttttttttttttttttattattttacttccattttattttattttatttttttttttcttgtagtTACTTTTTCCGGAAAGCACTGTTCGTTTAGGGTCCACCAGCACAGAAACTGCCGCAGAGAAGTGCGTTTTCGGCGAGAATTATTCCATTTCGACGCACTGTGCTCGAGCATTGATCGTCAGAAAGAACAGGAAACTATAGAACTAGAACTAGGTAACACAAGAGAAGACCACGATTTTTGGAATGACAAAGGTTATGGAAGTTACGTCCCAGAATGGGTCGTTAGGGGAGGATATCATCGAGGAAAATGTCAATGGCTGCAAGGAGTCGTTGGGGTCAGGAAGTGTAGTGGATGAGGTATGTAGCGGggtggaagaagaaagacCAAGCTTGACACATCCTATGGAGTCACGTGTTGTAAGGAAAATGGACATGTACTTGATTCCATTGCTATGCTTGTTGTACTTCTTGTCTAATTTGGACAAGTCTAACATTGGTAATGCGGAGGTGGCTGGTCTATCGAAGTCATTGGGTCTTGTGGGGAACCAGTATGGTAATTGTGTGACAGTTTTCTTTGCGAcgtatattttctttgatccGATTGGAGCGAACTTGTTGAAGGTTATTGGGCCCAAGTACATGATGAGCGGGTGTCTATTGTGTTTTGGGGCTATTTCTTTGGGTACTGCGTGGGTGAAGGATTACGGgcatttgttgttggtgagAATTTTGCTTGGAGCGTTCGAGGCGACGATTTACCCATCGATCAACATGTATTTGTCGATGTGCTACCGTCGTGAGCAGTATGCGATTCGGTTTGCGTGGGTGTTTTTCGCGGCGTGTATCTCATCGTCTTTTGGTGGGCTAATTTCGTATGCTTGTTCGAAGATCAATGGGTCATTGGCGGCGTGGCAGTACATTTACATTGTGGAAGGTTCCATTTCCATTGGGGTGGTTCCATTGTACGTGTTTGGGCTAGCGAACAATCTCGAGGATTCGTGGTTCTGGACGCCAGAAGAGCGCAAGTATATCGTGGAACGGTATCAGACCATGTCCACTTTTAACCCAGAGGATAAGTTCAACTGGGAACAGGTGTGGCTTGCGGTTAAGGACATAAAAACGTGGGTGTCTGCAGTGGCATTGTTCGGTATCGATATGTCTTCATTCGGATTGACGGTGTTCATGCCAATTATCATTACTTCAATGGGGTTCACCCATGTTAATGCCCAGTTGATGACTGTGCCAATTTATTTCTTGACAGCAGTCACGTTCTTCATTTGCGCTTATATATCGGACAAGATCAGAATCAGGTCTCCTTTCATCTTCGGTTCGTGTATCAGTTGTGCAGTTGGACTTGCCATTGTGCTTGGAAGCGAGAAACACGGTGTCAGATTATTTGGTGTGTTTGTCACAGCTTTAGGCATCTACGTGAACGCTTCCATGAATTGTTTGTGGTTGAGTGGGAATAACGGTAACTATTTCAAGAGAGCCACGGCATTGGGTATCAACTTGTTTGTTGGATCCTCATCGGGTCTTGTATCGGGTCAAATCTTCGTCGCTAAGGACAAACCAAAATATACCAAGGGTTTGTCAACTTGTCTTGGATTGCAAATAATGGCGGCTGGGCTAACTGTAGTACAGTTCTTAATGTATCGTCGTctaaacaagaagaaggaagcgTTAATCAAACATTGCGAAGAACATGACGAGCCAATACCTTATGACGAGCGTTTGTCTGATATGAACCCTCAATTCAAGTATATGTACTGATTGATTATTTCATGTAGCTAGCTAGCCTTATTAATaatgaaaacgaaaacgGAACAAATATGATTATGTATACCCTTATCCCTGTGTGGTTGGTATGAAGTGCTTTCTAAATTATGctttattattttttgtaatATAAATTTATAAACATCAACGCTTGAAATGATTAAAGTTAGTGCTtgcttgtttgtttgtttgttttagTAATACATGTACTCTCTTCTACTATCGTAGCATTCATAAATATTGAATGTCGTATCATGAGAGTTGTTAGCTGCTAGCATCATGCGATGTGGATGGAACGTAAGCGCAGAAATGAATGGCGAGGAACGCGTACCAGATGCCATACCACTAATTGTGTTCGAATGACCATAACCATGGTTCTTGAATGTTCGTA
The Kluyveromyces marxianus DMKU3-1042 DNA, complete genome, chromosome 1 DNA segment above includes these coding regions:
- the GND1 gene encoding NADP(+)-dependent, decarboxylating phosphogluconate dehydrogenase (decarboxylating 1) codes for the protein MSQPAGDIGLIGLAVMGQNLILNAADHGFTVVAYNRTVSKVDHFLANEAKGKSIIGAHSVAELCANLKRPRRIILLVKAGAAVDAFIEQLLPHLEKGDIIIDGGNSHFPDSNRRYEELKGKGIYFVGSGVSGGEEGARYGPSLMPGGAEEAWPHIKDIFQSIAAKSDGEPCCDWVGPAGAGHYVKMVHNGIEYGDMQLITEAYDIMKRVGGFNDKEIGEVFAKWNKGVLDSFLVEITRDILLHDDVDGTPLVEKILDSAGQKGTGKWTAINALDLGMPVTLIGEAVFARCLSSLKDERVRASKVLPGPQVPKDLIKDKQKFVDDLEQALYASKIISYAQGFMLIREAGKTYGWKLNNPAIALMWRGGCIIRSVFLGEITKAYRENPELENLLFNKFFSDAVEKAQSGWRNTIGLAVTAGIPTPAFSTALSFYDGYRSERLPANLLQAQRDYFGAHTFKVLPEAASETLPAGQDIHINWTGKGGNVSASTYQA
- the SSP1 gene encoding Ssp1p; the protein is MDHPPLELNSEEHYFYPTYQDPGQDPDQGLNLGQDFGQILGQEFGPHHNYPPPKVLDSRKIYEKLKNKVRFWRQTDDDADRMNTVDRRQQELWKLIRDSSFKLTPEANGGPEGGSEGGPQAPIHDASTLKLKHEATVTTVPATVPATTMPVPVPGPGPGPGPGLGPGASANTFLTQGEDGDDDHERAPNNNNNPSPMKVTALDRSPLFDIPSTTNMDSLGPSPPVLVERLSDKFQFKRVGLKRIQDRLRRIAEAKENVAKNYNKLASEITSWCSLCLERDSEIDLLTDLQQVLATDKRSEQTMAKLFNMIDTKLEYVAKREENMLQERKDMNSMAKKYDALRVKKGDQNMETEYLKENLHRKRNSLQQLKEQYYESLSKILREEFTRSCFTIYEMGSDLKDVTREFSLQSLEQLKSTNDSGYIDYFLEDVRKVRADKQWSKLSPREKNNPNKLAELVGNLYNGQDSLLRVASNKIPIKFSPLPLYDNISSSDTSLNRKGLKPEDEGPLDISISQYGNDKYYNNISSNQYLLKRPILPPMSRPQSHPLTALQNLRAPPMSSQGQGQGQGQGQGGHPRTLVSDNAHIRPYSRPPQQQQQPPLLRPKAEPSVLRNEVISENVSRESLNEMDANDHEEVVIRFGQDLTNSFIEADQLLATNAWD
- the MTM1 gene encoding Mtm1p; translated protein: MSGDRSSTEIMKERMLSACAGSFLTSFILTPMDVVRIRLQQQEMIPDCSCGATGGAGSGIGGSEKVLVGQEGVAGRNAPKIFWQDVCFQDIQCKNSALRFNNTWDAFAKISEIEGLSTLWRGLSITLLMAIPANVVYFSGYEMFRDHSPLRNTYPTVNPLICGATARILAATTIAPLELLKTRLQSIPRSMNGANTQQMFKDLLKETKNEIAAGGYKVLFKGLEITLWRDVPFSAIYWWSYELYKKNCWVDFSQQYLSLNLSSNWDFFINSFLGGSISGTNAALLTHPFDVGKTRMQITMDIENRKRNTLVAHKGEKVSARGMFKFLYNIKQTEGYGALYTGLLPRVMKIAPSCAIMISTYELSKKFFAV
- the PFS1 gene encoding Pfs1p; the protein is MDEMGAQKPLGVNIAILNKHIPNKSPYKRSRARKTLDRSEIRNKGRLRYKNDIQELEFLDSMDTSGDTAQQAQQQVQQHQHHHISHSLPPDYDDLQFQMQEQQLQLQLQLQHNYYSSSPLHQQQVDHSITPLLPPRPDVNSSMLVFNSAHYHNSSPHSPVPIVSGFPSYFNPRQARNMPHSEKVERWMENLPVFFEESTQLTHTDCFNAAEDSDFWEEDEFDNGMDDSIVLTNSVEIIFLQQRRITSLINRLYNTNT
- the RAD2 gene encoding ssDNA endodeoxyribonuclease RAD2, which produces MIFFVTFKAMCNIESLYASLLHSKLAHRKNISTPKKASSIRSPSLTMGVHSLWDIVSPTAKPVRLESLNERRMAVDASIWIYQFLTAMRNKEGDALRNAHIIGFFRRICKLLYYGIKPVFVFDGGVPVLKLNTIRERKERRQGKRDSANATARRLLAKQIHQSQVEKEASPKKKNENKSDEVSSKNQPFYPHDEYHLPDIKGFSYEKGDMRITDSEDYKTVMDQIDDLDGIDLDTVNPASKEFDELPKSTQYLILSALRLKSRLRLGYTKEQLEQVFPDSMEFSKFQIEMVKRRNFFTQKLMNVTGMHDGGASKLNEEVVNRVAGQRDRQYALIRTENGWALSLAQNDGSESAKAIKLEDDDDDDEAENLDWEEVDTKPKPKKKELDYSINASLLPRLSSTKMQGGSQSFLDKRPDLAPTTSHLLDEDGEKNSEEEDDYVQLLKETRAMAQYQESQSRLKEQPPIQVNLESSEAESESEAESDGEFEDVNFKPTSIPPNVRPSTESSKDLEPISGGTGGAGAAGAAGAGAAGAEPPLTHSTKSTAIPVLDNQESRKDLENIVNKIPQFSFSLNVKGKAFENEKPSEEPSAPAEKKSKGKSTDAPVPEVPAWFSSSTNDNPYNQSSFVTDREPSNSKTDENYGLLTGEAAQELVRNRARFHQEVVELNDESDSDSDKEDVIEIQNPEQEVKETSAPKTDAGSQPESESEAESEPASDSDSEVVREQLPLLDYDFYEDEEERLAEQLTKEQEDYNQFKSVLNPNLVQNAFLDDDEIYEQQRKDKRDADEVTVEMIHEIQSLLSRFGIPYITAPMEAEAQCATLLQLKLVDGIITDDSDVFLFGGTHVYKNMFQEKNYVEYYSLDLLDQKLGLDRDKLIQLAQLLGSDYTAGLKGIGPVMGVEILAEFGSLKEFAKWYNEGQFDKQKLENETTFQKQLRKRLVKNDIVLDENFPSAAVYDAYIHPTVDSDKTKFVWGSPDLDKLRSFLQQTIGWNREKSDEVLVPLIRDLNKRKSTGVQKRINEFFPVQYLQQEKQYKLGKRIETATSKLKKRRLK